The Clostridioides sp. ES-S-0010-02 genome window below encodes:
- a CDS encoding LysR family transcriptional regulator: MTIRSLEIFVRVAECGKMSEVARNMYITQSSVSQAISEIEREYGVKLFDRISKKLYLTEAGKKLLGYGKHLLSINEEMIDCMKHCAKNIRIRVGATVTVGTCVISPIILELYKRNPLVEPEVFVEDTSLIVKKLLNSELDIAIVEGKINHPDIVIKSIIKDHLVLVCSNKHKFYNRDSVKVSELSNQPLIMRELGSGTRAQLENQLKELKIPMNIRWSCYNSEAILRAVTDNFGIAVISELLVEDYVKKNLLWSCDIEGIDLCRTFDIAYHKNKFFTENIASFFDISVEFGKKEMRKKIRR, translated from the coding sequence ATGACTATTCGTAGCCTTGAGATATTTGTAAGGGTTGCTGAATGTGGCAAAATGAGTGAAGTTGCAAGAAATATGTATATTACACAGTCGTCAGTTAGTCAAGCTATTTCGGAAATAGAAAGAGAGTATGGAGTTAAATTATTTGATAGAATTTCAAAAAAACTATACCTAACTGAAGCAGGAAAAAAGCTTCTAGGATATGGAAAGCATCTTTTATCTATAAATGAAGAGATGATTGATTGTATGAAACATTGTGCTAAAAATATTAGAATAAGAGTTGGAGCAACAGTAACTGTTGGTACTTGTGTGATAAGCCCAATAATATTAGAGTTATATAAAAGAAACCCTTTAGTGGAACCTGAAGTGTTTGTTGAAGATACAAGTCTAATTGTAAAAAAATTACTTAATAGTGAATTAGATATTGCAATTGTAGAAGGAAAGATTAATCATCCAGATATTGTGATAAAAAGCATTATTAAGGACCACCTTGTACTTGTATGTTCCAATAAGCATAAATTTTACAATCGAGATTCAGTAAAAGTTTCAGAACTTTCAAACCAGCCATTAATTATGCGTGAACTGGGAAGTGGAACAAGAGCGCAATTAGAAAATCAATTGAAAGAATTAAAAATACCAATGAATATTAGATGGTCATGTTATAACTCTGAAGCTATTCTAAGAGCAGTTACAGATAATTTTGGTATTGCTGTTATATCTGAACTTCTTGTTGAAGATTACGTAAAGAAAAATCTTTTATGGTCTTGTGATATTGAAGGCATTGACTTATGCAGGACATTTGATATTGCATATCATAAAAATAAGTTTTTTACTGAGAATATAGCATCATTTTTTGATATTTCAGTAGAGTTTGGGAAAAAAGAAATGAGAAAAAAGATTAGGAGGTAG
- a CDS encoding FAD-dependent oxidoreductase: MKVLIIGGVAAGTKTAAKIKREMGDNCSVTILNKGEHISYAGCGLPYYVGKVIEDKSSLIVNTPESFSKLTGAEVRCGVEVTSIDRKSKQVVLKRISTGEEETISYDKLVIATGADPIKPPIPGIDLSGVFFMRTPNDAIALRDTVENGVKRAVVIGGGFIGLEIAENLSAMGIRVSVIDMAEHVMPGFDTDFAEYVENHLADKGIMIFTGDQVIGIEGENKVEKLRTKNRVIKTDLVVMSVGIHPNTAFLNDTDLEFAPNKTLIADEFMLTADENIYVVGDCACVKNALTNKPTWSPMGSSANHEGRICAQNIAGKSKTYKGVLGTTVVKLPELNVGKTGLSKESAKKEGYDVCSVTIATDDKAHYYPDASNFIIRMVAEKHTRKLLGVQVMGPGATDKIVDIAATAITLGADLYSLESMDLAYAPPFSTAIHPFVVAVNVLQNKLDGELDSVLLDEIEDFDSWTKLDVSKAPSIPNLRYLPVGEINGEIEGLSKDEKILLLCAKGKNSYMAQNRLRRFGYTNTKVLEGGILFYPNLKAMED; this comes from the coding sequence GTGAAAGTATTAATTATAGGTGGAGTTGCTGCTGGAACAAAAACTGCTGCAAAAATAAAACGTGAAATGGGTGACAATTGTTCTGTTACAATCCTCAATAAAGGCGAACATATTTCTTATGCAGGCTGTGGCTTACCATATTATGTTGGTAAGGTTATTGAAGATAAATCATCTTTAATTGTAAATACACCTGAGAGCTTTTCTAAACTAACAGGAGCAGAAGTTCGATGTGGAGTTGAAGTTACATCTATTGATAGAAAATCAAAACAAGTAGTTTTGAAAAGAATTTCAACAGGAGAAGAAGAAACTATTAGTTATGATAAACTTGTAATTGCCACAGGAGCAGACCCAATAAAACCACCAATACCTGGAATCGATTTATCTGGAGTATTCTTCATGCGTACTCCAAATGATGCAATAGCATTAAGAGATACTGTCGAAAATGGAGTCAAGAGAGCTGTTGTCATTGGTGGAGGCTTTATTGGTCTTGAAATTGCTGAAAATCTTTCTGCTATGGGTATACGTGTAAGTGTTATTGACATGGCCGAACATGTTATGCCTGGATTTGATACCGATTTCGCTGAATATGTTGAAAATCACCTAGCTGATAAAGGTATTATGATTTTCACAGGCGACCAAGTTATAGGAATTGAAGGTGAAAATAAAGTAGAAAAACTTCGTACCAAAAATAGAGTTATTAAAACAGATTTAGTGGTTATGTCAGTTGGAATTCATCCTAATACAGCCTTTTTAAATGATACAGATTTAGAATTTGCTCCAAACAAAACACTTATAGCTGATGAATTTATGCTTACAGCTGATGAAAATATATATGTAGTTGGAGATTGTGCTTGTGTAAAAAATGCTTTGACAAATAAACCTACATGGTCACCTATGGGTTCATCTGCAAATCATGAAGGTAGAATTTGTGCTCAAAATATAGCTGGAAAATCTAAAACTTATAAAGGAGTTCTTGGAACAACTGTAGTCAAATTGCCAGAACTTAATGTAGGAAAAACAGGTTTAAGTAAAGAGTCAGCTAAAAAAGAAGGTTATGATGTTTGTTCTGTTACTATAGCTACTGATGATAAGGCTCACTATTATCCTGATGCATCTAATTTTATAATAAGAATGGTTGCTGAAAAACATACTAGAAAGTTATTAGGTGTTCAAGTTATGGGCCCTGGTGCAACTGATAAGATAGTAGATATAGCTGCCACTGCAATAACTTTGGGAGCAGACCTTTATTCATTAGAAAGTATGGACCTTGCATATGCACCACCTTTCTCAACAGCTATTCATCCTTTTGTAGTGGCAGTAAACGTGTTACAAAATAAACTTGATGGAGAACTCGATAGTGTTTTACTTGATGAAATTGAAGATTTTGATAGCTGGACTAAACTTGATGTTTCAAAAGCCCCTTCTATTCCTAACCTACGTTATTTACCTGTTGGTGAAATTAATGGAGAAATTGAAGGTCTTTCTAAAGATGAAAAGATTCTTCTTCTATGTGCAAAAGGTAAAAACAGCTACATGGCTCAAAATCGTTTAAGACGATTTGGTTATACAAATACAAAAGTCCTTGAAGGTGGAATACTATTTTATCCAAATCTTAAAGCAATGGAGGATTAA
- a CDS encoding (4Fe-4S)-binding protein, which translates to MNKITTEQKKELKGRGFLPSRDGEHFAARIITVNGVINTSQTKKIAEAAEKFGNGQVAFTTRLTVELPGVKFEDIEALSEFIASENLITGGTGSRVRPVVACKGTVCVHGLIDTQALAAEIHQEFYKGWYDVKLPHKFKIGVGGCPNNCIKPDLNDLGIVGQRVPDYDPEICVGCKKCSVMEVCPVKAAKLTNKGKLEIDNNLCNNCGKCIESCNFDSIEEKESGYKIYIGGKWGKSVRPGTQIDKLFSKEELMTLIEKTLLLFREQGKTGERFGITIDRIGVDKFIEMLLSDSVLERKQAILDAPLHLKGGAQC; encoded by the coding sequence ATGAATAAGATTACAACAGAACAAAAAAAGGAATTAAAAGGTAGAGGCTTTTTACCAAGTAGAGATGGAGAACATTTTGCTGCACGTATAATAACTGTAAATGGAGTAATCAATACCTCACAAACGAAAAAGATTGCTGAGGCTGCTGAAAAATTTGGAAATGGTCAAGTAGCATTTACTACTAGATTAACAGTAGAATTACCTGGTGTAAAATTTGAAGATATTGAAGCTTTAAGTGAATTCATTGCCAGTGAAAATTTAATCACAGGTGGAACAGGTTCAAGAGTTCGTCCTGTTGTAGCATGTAAGGGAACTGTTTGTGTTCATGGATTGATTGATACACAAGCACTAGCTGCTGAAATTCATCAAGAATTTTATAAAGGATGGTACGATGTAAAGTTACCTCATAAATTTAAAATCGGTGTTGGTGGATGCCCTAATAATTGTATTAAACCTGACTTAAATGACCTTGGAATTGTTGGTCAACGTGTACCTGATTATGACCCTGAAATATGTGTTGGATGCAAAAAATGTTCTGTTATGGAAGTCTGTCCTGTCAAAGCCGCTAAATTAACAAATAAAGGAAAGCTTGAAATAGATAATAATTTGTGCAATAACTGTGGTAAATGTATAGAAAGTTGTAATTTTGATAGTATTGAAGAAAAAGAATCTGGCTACAAAATATACATAGGAGGAAAATGGGGCAAATCTGTTCGCCCTGGAACACAAATTGATAAACTATTTTCAAAAGAAGAACTTATGACTTTAATTGAAAAAACTCTTCTTTTATTTAGAGAACAAGGTAAAACAGGTGAACGCTTTGGAATTACGATTGATCGAATTGGTGTTGATAAATTTATAGAAATGCTTTTATCAGATTCTGTATTGGAAAGAAAGCAAGCTATACTTGATGCTCCTTTACATCTTAAAGGTGGAGCTCAGTGTTAA
- a CDS encoding DUF1883 domain-containing protein, with product MEYSYSKMHLQKGDIVEVNLEKQANVILLDHINYVKFKNQRNYDYYGGFAKKTLCRMKVPNTGTWYLVVNENGNSGIVNFSINTIQN from the coding sequence ATGGAATATAGTTATAGTAAGATGCATCTGCAAAAAGGGGATATTGTAGAAGTAAACTTGGAGAAACAAGCTAATGTGATATTATTAGATCATATAAATTATGTTAAATTTAAAAATCAAAGAAACTATGATTATTATGGTGGATTTGCTAAGAAAACTCTATGTAGAATGAAAGTTCCTAATACAGGAACTTGGTATTTGGTTGTAAATGAAAATGGAAATAGTGGTATAGTAAACTTTTCAATTAATACAATTCAAAATTAA
- a CDS encoding C-GCAxxG-C-C family protein has translation MTRPSIYHSQGYTCAEALIKSYNEEHETDIPISIGSGMGVGITVGSVCGAVNAAVVIIGYLNGRNNNLDENMARKYSRELMNKVRAKYSTEICASLKKNKVSCGEIINFTYDALNDILEDQK, from the coding sequence ATGACAAGACCATCAATATATCATAGCCAAGGATACACTTGTGCAGAAGCATTAATAAAATCTTATAATGAAGAACATGAAACAGATATACCAATTTCAATAGGAAGTGGTATGGGAGTTGGAATTACTGTAGGGAGTGTCTGTGGAGCTGTAAATGCAGCAGTTGTTATAATAGGATATTTAAATGGACGAAATAATAACTTAGATGAAAATATGGCAAGAAAGTATTCAAGAGAATTAATGAATAAAGTAAGGGCTAAATACAGTACAGAAATATGTGCTTCATTGAAAAAAAATAAAGTAAGCTGTGGTGAAATAATAAATTTCACATATGATGCCTTAAATGATATACTAGAAGATCAAAAATAA